The sequence GCCGGCTACCGGGTGCGGAGTGCCACGCCGTCGACCAGGAGGCGCAGCCCCAGTTCGAAGCCCCGGTCGTCGAGCTCCGTCGCGCCGCTCCCGTCGGCGTAGGCGCCGTCGAGGGCGTCCGCGAGGGCCGGGTAGTCGGGCCGGTAGCCGGCCGGCTCCCGGGTGAACCCGGCGCCGAAGGTCTCCAGGGCGGAGCCGAGGACGAGGAAGTCCAGGGCCGCGGCGACCTCGGCGGCGTCGGCCGGGCCGAGCCCGGCCCGGCCGAGGAGGGCGAGCAGCGCGTCGTAGCCGCGCAGGGCGTTGTCCGCCACGACCCGGCGGCGGGCGAGCAGGGAGACCGCGTTCGGGTGCCGGACGAACACGGCGCGGTAGCCGCGCGCGTAGGCGGCGAGGCCGGAGCGCCAGTCGGCGTCGGCCAGCGGCGCGTGGTCGATCTCGCTGTTGACCAGCTCGGAGACGGTGTCGACCAGCGCGTCCTTGCTCTCGATGTGGTTGTAGAGCGAGGCGGCCTTGACCCCGAGGCGTTCCGCCAGCGCCCGCATGGTGAGGCCGTCGGGACCCTCGTCGTCCACCACCTGGAGCGCCGCGCGCGCGATCCGCTCGCGGGTCAGCACTGCCCTGCTCGGTCGGCCCACCGAAAGATCCCCTCTTCCGCTCTTCCTGTTCAGAGGCTATCGTGCCGGATCAACAGCGGACGCTAACAAAGTTAGTT comes from Streptomyces sp. TLI_053 and encodes:
- a CDS encoding TetR/AcrR family transcriptional regulator C-terminal domain-containing protein, translated to MGRPSRAVLTRERIARAALQVVDDEGPDGLTMRALAERLGVKAASLYNHIESKDALVDTVSELVNSEIDHAPLADADWRSGLAAYARGYRAVFVRHPNAVSLLARRRVVADNALRGYDALLALLGRAGLGPADAAEVAAALDFLVLGSALETFGAGFTREPAGYRPDYPALADALDGAYADGSGATELDDRGFELGLRLLVDGVALRTR